The stretch of DNA CCGCCACTATCAGAATATTCCAAAGGTGTTACACTTGAAGGTATCATATCTATTAACTCAGACCTACCACATTACCAAGATTGTACTCATATTTTTTTTCACTTTTACATACAAATATTGATTTGATTCATATCTGAAATGCTTCTCGTTTGATTAAAGTGTGGGTTGTTGTCTTTAACTTGACTGGCCCattgtttgttgtttgtttgaggttttgtttttggatttgtaTTTGGATTTGTTGTTCAAATTTAGTGGGTATCATCTTAGTTTTCGGGTTGGTTATCTGTATCGGATGGTGTGTTTTAACGGAGACAGTGAAGGGGGTTAGGCTGGTGGCGACGCAAATAACGATGCTCGATGGCCATATTCAAAAAACGAGGTGAGCTTTTGTTAAATTTCCAATGTTTGAGTTGAATTAAGATGGGTTTTGTTTATTTGTAAGTTTTGATTATGGTCACAATGTGAAGATGTTAAGAGGGGAAAAGAGTAATGAACTATTTCAATCCTGtaatttgttgtttttgttggtaATTAAATCCAAATTGAATGGTGGATTGCAGAAACCCGAAATCAGATCAGAAACAAGCACAAATTTAGAGATGAGATATCAACTATCTTCGCAGGTTTCCTATCGTTTAGGTGATCATCCTTTCAATATCTTAATCTGGATGCTTTAATTTATTACCAATGCGTTTTCCATCTTTTGGACAAATTTTCTGCTAAAAGATGATAAAATAGGAGAGTGAGGGGGAGGGAGGGAGAGGAATGAGAGGGTATGGGAGGAGTTCAGTGTAGAACCAGTGTATAACCACCAGTTGGACTGAGAGGAAAGGGAGGGGGAATGACATGTTGAAGGATGAGGGAGAGGGAGAGGGATGGAGGGAAAGAGAAAGAAGCTACAAGGGGGAGCTCAATGGAAAACAAGCGAGCTGAGAAAGAAAGGATGACGTATTGATCAAAGTAAAATAGAAGAAAGAGGAAGGAGAGGGTGTGAGGCAAGCTGAGTGCATAACCAGTGGAGTGGGTTACCAATGGGACGAGGGGAGAGGGAATGAGagggagagagggagagagaaggGAGCCACAAGGGAGAGCTCAACAGAATGGAGTGAGTGAGCTGAGGAACGAgaggatgacatattgatcaaaCAAGAAGGGGAGGGAAGGATGGAGGTAGAGAAGGGGGAGGGAGAGGAAGCAGAGGGTGTGAAGGACATAAGACTCACAAAAGAAGTTATTTAGAATTTTTTTATTTGCATTTTGTTAGGTTTCTAGATTTAGTTGGGGTTTACCTATGAATGGTAATTAGGCATGATTCTGATAGTTGGATTGTGCTCGTCAATTGCTGATGATATTTTACACCAAGTAAATGTAGTAATTTGATGTTTTTAAGTATTGAGATTGTGCTGTTTAGCTCTGTTACTATTTGATTTCTAAAGTTGGGGTTAAGTACTAAATAGGGCCAAAACTGGTAACTGGTAAATGCACATGCATTTGTTATTGGAGGTAGGTATGACAAGTATTTAAATACCTTGCTGTAAATAGGTGATGACTAAAAAGAAATTATCGAGAAGTGTTTTAATTGCCTTGTTGTTGGGTTTGATTTAGTTTGGTGAGATGAAACAATTAAGTTTATGTTATTGTGTAGCGGTTTAATTTGCTTGCTATTGGTTCGGATTGTGTTAAGAGCTATTTTTTTCCAATTATTTCTTGTTATGTCTTTTGAGCAGTAACCGGTGGAGGAGATGGGGTGCACGACAAAATAAAAAATGATACTGTAGTATTTAAAGAGTATAGTTCAGGCAAACTTAGGGTAGGGAGAGAGAGTGAATGGAGTCGCAATAGAAGCTTTATGGCTGATAGTGGGGTGGAGGAATCAAGGAAGGGGAAAGAGGGGGTTATAACATATTGTTGAAGGAAGAGGGGGAGAGGGAGAGCTCTTGGTTGCGAGAAAGGAATACAGATGTTGCTTGGTAATGTTAATTGACTAGGTAGATAAGTTAATAAGCTTAAatgtttaattattttataaGTGGGTATTTATTTTGAGGTGGGTAGTAAGTAATGTCATTTATTGTAATTGTACATAAAAATGTGAGAATATTTAGGTAATCAACTTATTAGATGCATTTAAGCATATGATTGTTTAGCATCTGGTTGATCGTTCATAACGAAAATCAGTACAGTTACTCTGCTGTTATAGGCTTTGATTTAGTGTGCATATTTTACCGTTAATTTATATGAATTGTCACTCAAAATAATCTGATTTTAGTAATTTCTCTTAGAGAGTTAGAGGTGATATGTGTTTAGTATAATCGGGAAGCATTGTCTACTCTTCAATACTGGTTTCTATTATGCAACCATGAGTCTGAAGACTAGAATAGTTTTAAGGTAACTTGTTTTAAAACAGTCTCAAAAATTTTGAAGTTTAAAAGTTGTGTGTTGTATGTGCTCCATTGAGAGAACTATATTTTGTAGCTAGAGGTAAGAGCCCCCTTCTCTCGTACAAGTAAAGggtaatttttatttatgttttaggagCGAGGTGAGATATCAGCCCCTAATGATAGATGACACGACACATTATAGGTTTTACTTTCTTTTAGGAGATGGTTTAGGCTAAGGTGCAATTTTGTTGCTTCCATTTGAATGTGGTCTTGTTTTATGTGGTTAGTTGTCTCATGTTTTTAACGGATTAATGGATAAATGAGTGTCGATTATATGTGTGCTGCTCATTAATGTTGTAGGCATTGAGCTCAATAATTTTGTCCGAGACTTTTGAGACCCTCTATAATATCTTTGCTTTCTTTTGTTGTCCATAAACTTCACTAGCATTGTGTAATTGGGCCTTTGCCTCTTTGCATTACAGGACATGATATGGCAGTATATGTCTACTCTCCATTGCTCAAAGCATTTCACATGCCAAATTGAGCGGATGTATCTTGTTATCCAGTGAGCGCAACTGCTATTGGGCCTATTGTGAAACTTCTTGATGTAAGCTCTTTTTTGTCAGATTTTATGTGAGGCTCCCATAGGCCATAATGAGATGAGAAGGTACCATAAGTTGACCTTTCTGCTCCGAAGTTTTAGGTTTGAACACGCTGAGGACAATAAACAGTTGCGGAAGCAAGTCGAAGGATGCGAAATGATAGAAGAGTGAATCAGGAAGGTTCAGAAAAATCCTCGGCCTGAATTTGAGATTTGGAATAAAGTAATAAACCGGTCTCTCATTGCAGCTGTCAAATAGTGTACGGTTTAGGTGTTGGTTGGAAAAATAGACCTTTGATTTCATCTCTCTATTGGCTTATGTTCAAGGCTTCAAACTTTTCATCGGGTCTCCCTTTAGTTACCCAAGTGTTTTCTTGTTGTACTAGGATACTCCTTTTACCAATGCGTGTTTTTCTAGGAGTGCCTCTTCTCTTACATTTTGCCGTGATTTTAAATTGATATCATTTCCCTATCGTTTGTTACGCATGCCCGATTgtgtttagttgcattttagtctGAAATAAACATCATACTATTCTCTGATTTAGCAGGCAAGTAGGAAATTGAATAGTAGCGTGTTCCTTACATCGAAGAATACTTTCAAAGTGGTGTCTATCAGCCTTGCTCCAAGATTCCGAGTATAATGAGGGTGTATATCAGTAGTGCATAATATCTCTTTGGTAAAGAAATTGTGTCTGTTACACGCTTCTACGTCGTCATCTAAGGCGTTTGTTTCCTATTATGACTCGGTGCACTAGCAGTTTCAAACTCTTTAGGTCACTAAATTTGAACCAGTCACAAATGTACACAAAGAAGACAACGAATCGTAACTAAAATATCTTGGGGTATCACGCGCTTCGCACGCGGTACAACAACTAGTTCTATACCAAATACATCTAAGCAGCTATACCATCTCTCAAAATTTGTCATACCATAATTCAGGATGAGATGGAGATGTTTGTAtcttagatatatatatatatatatatatatatatatatatatatatatatatatatatggctgATTCAATATGCCCGAAGAATTACCATAAGAAAAATTGGGATATTTTACATGGTACACTATAGCCGGTCAAAGAGTTTTTTAATGAAAAAAGAGGGGAACCCCTTAGAAAACCGAAAAACATAGGAATAtcatgtagaatatcccaaaaaaaTTCTTATAGAATGACACGGTCCACCATTCTTAAAGATAAGTTTCCACTGTCAGGAAAAAAAATGTATACACACCATCTTTTATGATGGCTTTCCTTTTTTCCAAATAAGATCCATTTTTCGGCGAAAACTAAATTCTGCTAGATAGCAATTCCGTATACAAACATGGCCAATAGGCATAAAAAACCCGACCAAATTTGAACAATATGGATTGCTCCATAGGTATCATCCAGAGACGAGCTTAACAACGATGGTGATGATGTTCAACATAATCAAGGGTATCCTCATATATTGTGCTGCATAAATAAGGCCTACGAGCTGCTGCTTAAGTGACTGTCGTCTGCCGGCAGAGGCTTCGGTAAAACTCAATCCCTTGGGAGCAAGAAACCGGTCCTCATTCAGTATCGCCAATGCATTGGCGAACAGCAGGAACCCTTCTAGAAGGGTCCACAAACCCATTAACTGCAAAACCAGACCACCTCAATTTCATTATTTTCAATGATTTATTTCAGTAACGATACTGCTAGAACTACAAAGTTAGCTAGTGAGACATCAGTCCTTTATGTTTCTCGTATTTATAAGACTAATGTGGTAGGCTGACGTGTAAAACCCTGAGATACAAGGTTTCTGTGGCTACTGGTTCATCTGACGTACGAATGTGATTTGCTCACTCCAACCTCCTCAGTTGGATAAGATGAACTTCCTAGACTACTTAACTGAAGAGTGATGAGGGCGTAATTGGTTCCCGAGTTATGAAACCACTAGTAAATATGGATTGATGTGTGATTTATTAGGGTACAACTTTCGATTCCATCTCTCTATACAAGATTGTAACTACAAATTTCTATTTGAGCTCTCTATACTACTCCGTATATCTTACTATCCTTACCCCCATAGCTCTCACTGCTCTTTCCCTGTAATAATTCGATTAAACTTAATTCGTCAAAGCAGGATACCTCTAGTCTAGAGATCCATAAGCCCATTCACAACAATAACCAAAGCATATATAATTCAGTCATTACAAAGAACTAATTTCAGAAGGTGAGTGGAGATATGACAAGAATCATCTTGTTTCAATTAAACAAAGAATAACCAAGCAGCACGAGCATATAAAATGCTAATGGATCCAAAATCTACAAAGGGAATGTGCTATTTGATCAACATAATTGGTCTCTCTTAAATATgggtatatccgtcttaagaaTGATGACTGACTAACCCACAGACCCTGATAGATCGGGTGCTCAGTTATGGAACAAGAATTGATTCCTGAATATAAGAATCATAAGCCCAAAATGACAGGTAGTGATATGCGAAGCTGAATCTATAATCTAGTTCAAGTTTGCGCAATTGACATTCAAGTCTATTGGGTTATCAATAGAACTCGAATCAAATCAAATATACGTATAACATTAAAGTAAATATTTACAATTTCACAAAGCCAAATCAActttaattgaaaataaaatagaaaaggaAGAATACGAATGATAGAGATTATATTACCTTGATAGAAAGACGATCTGGTACTGGGTTATTTGGAAATTAGGGCTTGTTGATTTCCGGGATTTGGGGTTGGAGGATCGGAGTCGGGAGACTACTAGTCTACGAGTAATTGTGTAATTCAGATTTCAGACCTGCCTTTAATTATTTTAGGCTTTTTTCAGGGGTTCAATTTCAATGAAAACGAGTAGAGGTGGCAAACATGTCAATCGGATTAGTTTTGATCCGGATTCTTTCAGATCGGGTTATTTcggtttatttttttttcaattttagtTCGGTTCAATTCAACTTGGATTCAATTTTCAGttttaatcggttgtagatatttTGGGTCGGTTCAGGTTCGAGTTGAGTCAATATCGGTGCAAATAAGGTTCGTGTCGGGTCAATATCAGAGCAGATGGGATTCGAGTTAggtcataatcggatcggatgtcaaggAATTAGAGCATCCACATTCAAGAGGATGATTTTCTCCTCTTatattttctctttccttctCTAATTTGGACACATCTCTTTCACCCATATTCCACTATTTCCATCCTCTTCTTAAAAAAATCTCCACATCGAAGAGGATCCTCTTATCCTCCTCTCCCAATTTTTTTATAagcaaaaactaaaaaaaaaatgaattataTGCCACATGCTAGATAATGAATGATAAGTGGGTACAATGGTCAATGTTGCATATCCTCTAAAAATAGAGGAAGTGTTCATCTTCCTCCTTCAAAGAGGATATGTAACAATGgttccacattgaagaggatatcCTCTTAGATGAGAGAGAGTGTTAAGAGGATGGtccatcctcttcaatgtggatgctctTAGACCTTTATTCAAAAGATTGGATATAATacgaatatttttttttaaaaaagtaataaataatgttttttttgtataactacgatattttattaattcattgacgtcaaatgggtgacactcatgtacaaaaagacaccttagatgtGACGCCTAGGTACTTTCAGGTCATTTCTGGTTCCAATGTTGGGTTTCTGTCACCAATGTACGGGTTGAAATCGGTTCAGGTATATATCGGTTCAgattaaaacaattcaggttGAAACAATTCGGGTTTATTCGGTCTTGGGTCTATTTCagatattacaaattcggttcgattCGAATCAATTCAGGTTTCGGGGTGAAGTTCAGTTATGTCTTTCGAGTGTACGGTCAGGTGTCGATTCAGGTATTTTCGATTGGTTTTTTgggttcggtatacttttgccaggtctaagaACGAGAGAGACGAGTTTGCTAATTACCACTCCTAGTAGTCTACTAGTATTCTAATTTCCTAAAATATATAGTCGATGTTTTATAACGAATCGTCAACGTTTTAAAAAAAACGAACATTATCCTccatactctctctctctctctctctctctctctctctcctccctCCTGCTTCTCTCTCAAAATCTCCAAAAACCAATTTAaactaacaattttttttttaaaaaaaaaaaaaaattcaagatcGAAATCAAGTCGGATGCCCAATCATTggtaaaattaaaaattcataaataaaaTCACTAAATTTGCGTCCGTACTATAATTTTCATTGTGTTCTTGGGTCTGGGCGTATAACCTTTCGATCCTTGGCAAATATTAATGGCAGGTAATTATGACTACCTCTTTGTAACACCCTTACTTACCAATGAgctttaacaagaccttccctaataAGTAAGGGAGTTACcttctcggttgcccgaggtaagtatatcaaatagacataaaagaacaattaatgaTCTCTTTACAACTTAGAGCGGAAACAAAAGAAGAACAACTCAACTATGACAACATAAGAAAATACAACTGGTGAAACTACTATCGTCCAACGACCGACTCTACGTCATGCGACATTTCCAACTCATCACCTACATCGAGACAACAACCATAACAACCTGAAAAGTCTCACTGCTCTCCATTTGCcggcaatatcaaatggatcaccgcagagcATAGACAAAAAGAAGAAACACAACGAATACACCACACAAGTCAGTAACATGATATAATAACGGTAAAACGAAGCAATTCAATGAACAGCACAACTCATGACCACCGATTGCCAAACACCACCACACAAGTTCCATAGTATCCAATGgttcccatcgcaacaagtaacccgcaccgccagtgggagatcgcaaccttgccacctaagccccgctcatcacaacgagcgaacccaaagcattaatgtgaacatcccccttgtgacgggagccacaaggggcgaacattggggtgaagaccatctcccgacaatgACTCCACAATCCAATACCAGTAATACCAACAAcacctgtgacaccctcatttattgcggaaaagtaaacacgtaattctacagaaaaactgacaggatatgtttgtaataggttcaattgggtaaaaacctgtaatttttaaaacctgaacctgttataaagatatccaaaagggaaggtgtcaaacatgcaaggtccaaaataaatctcatgaatgaaacatcgctaaagtcgcgaaacaaagttatacaaaccaaatatgagaaagggagacatatgtccctaaaatgtatgtgacataaaaagggtttaagggtcacaatgaaataaaaccagtctaggtcccaaggttactttgctcgctagctcgtccatgtaccccatatatgcatcacctacctgtcattcgcattttatacaaatacgaaagccacagtcagtggggagtaactccgagttctcccagccacgaaatgtcataattaatataacatgtaaacataagaatatgaatatgaataacacatagccttagcatatagatgctagacaatcgtgcttatcatgtgaacaacaatataacaacacatagtcctagcatgtgaatactagaccgactcatactacactatcatgtgaatcacataacatccagaatccaaactctatcaaccatagccggcttgcatctcaccttctatgattcatagaatcatcaaacaagaaagggcaatatatcaaagacaggcataagttcttagtacggtcaatagtcactttgtaactcgagtctataccacgaggtagggaaggtaatcgaaccggtatcttggctcagaggttctatcaaaacatggccaagacacaacacaaccctagcctaaaatctgcagagacctagacatgcggatacacaccaccgcacccaagacccacaattttttaaaataaagtgagtaccctaaggagtccaccaaagggttggctagtacttaagctgaccacctactctcaaaataagtaacgaggtcatgccccaacttggatataaacccaccaagtcaggaacacaaaggctatcaagcagtgaacatatactcgtcagagactataaagacctatctatgatgaaggccgaaatactcacctaggacctagtcccagctagtcccagcttgaatactttagcccacaccacacaagacaagtaagacacccacttaaccataagagggcaaagagtccaacttaccaacataaatgctaacattctatcatgtgaaagactatataaatgtctattcagcagacaatccaacaatatcctcaatatcaataataatccaaattccagctaaccgttaatctcataattcatgagaacaagctaaaatggcaacaaggcaagaagactcaagtataaagcatccaaagcatccaacaaccaacatgtgaaatgataattacaaatatcaaggcataacataaaacatccaatctcacctcaaagacaaaccctcgacccgagtcccgcgacgggtcatcggtcaaatcgaggctgactggtttaaacctagcttgaccaaactcgttcggtcaatctgtcccagctcagagtcttggcctactttggcccaaattacaaaatttatcgcaatattattctcatgctatttccaatttttatcatgtgaaaaacgaaagtaaaacattatcaatcacctaaacacttatcaaacaacaaacacaacatcaactactaatgtgacattaattcgtcgagtaactcggaatagttaccttaagctagcaaagagacaagcaataaacttgagaaagcttctaaaacccaaaattactcttcatcttcaaccacatatgagtcacctaaaataattatgtgaaaggacgatattaacgaattatcgttatataaaatatgagacggaaattaatttaattatattttaaataaaccaataTTTCAATCAACGAAATATTTACGTTATTACGCCATTAATCCAAAGCTTAGACTATCATTCATCCACTGCCACTAACAATCTCAAAGCTCAACATACCAATTCTCAACCCATCTCCAATAATCCATTCAAATCCCATCTCACAAAGTTTGACAaaaattattattactattataattaATTCATATAATACGACACCAATTACCATCAGATACTAGTACAGATATCACCACTTAATTTTGAATACGAAAAATAGTTAGCACAGATTTCATATAACCCCGAACAATAGTattaataataggatcggtagaatcgtgttaccttaaacgccccttattcttcgaataaatggtccacaaggcacgagcctcacccgggtcttcgaatccttcataaaagggcaagaaaacggaataaagaagctaaaagacgacacttttataagacggcgaaagacgaaaccattacaaaaaggagactttcttaccttaaaaggaggaggaaggaaaggggaagagaatggtacaaaaattacggaatttggtcgagaaatggGCCGGGATCTGAGGTTGAATGTCGACGGAAAAATGGTGATTTGGGGTTCTGTTGATTGTTGCTATTGTTTCGTTGTTGCTGGTGAAACACGAAAGGAAGGGGAAAAGAATGGGGTAGGGACgggtgtaataataataataataaaagaataagtgacgagcttgcttgcctgctatatattatacgtacgtttcttcatcgttaagtaatttcactcgtttttaaaaccgtctcgagttaataaaatcggttttagtaaaagtttcagtaataaaacggaatcaataataaataaatttaatgagtgaaaataaaataaactcagctagttaacgtaaataatacaatatcggcttgaatcggaattattagcgatttttacaaaactaacggatattaataaaaattgctattttagtgaaataagctcaaaatagctaattgaacggttttgttcccaaaatccatctcgggttcacttaaaacaactttcataaggattcgtaaagaaacggaaattattaaataaacaaactcgaactaacttcaataaacttgaACTAACTttcaataaacttattaatgattattaaaattaacgtatcgaattatgatgaaattaattaattagctaagcatatatataaatcgttaaatgatgtaattaaattcaaaatagcaattaaaagaattttatccaacttaataaaatacggggtgttacaatcaccccatcttttaaaaaatttcgtcctcgaaacttgaaagtataaatggaaggttatgaaaataaaactgaaattggaatcggtaaccaaaacattttaaaggttatttatcgtaagaatcaaaattcttccaaaagtttcaaataaaattttccgaaatgAACTGATTCTCATCAagggaacgaaagtgttctcgttacgtattcaaaaacatcacattccaaatcaaagataaggtcaaaaggca from Silene latifolia isolate original U9 population chromosome 10, ASM4854445v1, whole genome shotgun sequence encodes:
- the LOC141609161 gene encoding uncharacterized protein LOC141609161, with product MGLWTLLEGFLLFANALAILNEDRFLAPKGLSFTEASAGRRQSLKQQLVGLIYAAQYMRIPLIMLNIITIVVKLVSG